One window of the Chloroflexota bacterium genome contains the following:
- a CDS encoding GAF domain-containing sensor histidine kinase yields MSRAVFPASPQSNERPTWAILIALGAVVLFASVVLGDIGSRHVRIVANDLGSVLAGLVAAGLALRAARAQTLRTLRLSWLCFAGAFAAWSLGDVLWAVTELVYGRTPGGPGLEDLAYLATLPLAIAGTLLRPSLQPSLLSRRTMLADMGIAAAALLAVCWALVVGPLLAWASLGSGIQLVTFGYPVADLVILGCLVIAILREPEGGPATIPLALALAVLTAGDLLYAVLVVRGAYVTGHPVDVVWFAALALFALAASCESRDISDAIRHTSRRRRLGPRLPSVRTPGPFAARKGPLWRLALPTVLVMLASIVVAMASLQRGTAAIGLPVLFLALAWLLLFLRVLLGLQRATDRQQRERRLRVGHASSFRREQQRRQQLEAIRDVTTELTRELDLTALLSLITRRTAGLVDAPIGTVLLWEAHAERLIPRAWHGLDDWFADIHFASGEGAVGRAIELQRGVIVNNYPTARERSRVLLEQTSIEAAIAAPIISQGRLLGVIGAADGRAGRTFDDNDLKLLELFADQAAVAIEHARLVDEAAGVEALRELSRLKTELLSTVSHELRTPLTLIHGYAELLQARARTLSPDDVRMMADEVLLGSRTMIRLVDDLLDFTRLESTRLNLVRARVDLAELVRRHVKAWQHQAGGERLRVETEGAPETHADLTRLDQVIRNLVSNALHHAPSGPVVVRAGHDPGWAWLEVEDAGPGIPDDELPRIWDSFFRGERARNSPNRGSGLGLSVVRQLVELHQGKIDVRSTLGQGTTFRVWLPSAPPNGTVLPDTSGLALLAATDMLRTVKHADESSG; encoded by the coding sequence GTGAGCCGCGCGGTCTTTCCGGCCTCACCGCAGTCCAACGAGCGTCCGACCTGGGCCATCCTGATCGCCCTGGGCGCTGTTGTCCTGTTCGCGTCGGTGGTGCTCGGCGACATCGGCAGCCGGCACGTGCGTATCGTCGCCAACGACCTCGGCAGTGTGCTGGCCGGGCTGGTCGCGGCAGGGCTGGCGCTCCGTGCCGCTCGCGCACAGACGTTGCGGACCTTGCGCCTCTCGTGGCTCTGTTTCGCGGGGGCCTTCGCCGCCTGGAGCCTCGGCGACGTGCTCTGGGCCGTCACCGAGCTGGTCTACGGCCGGACGCCGGGCGGCCCGGGCCTGGAGGATCTGGCGTATCTCGCGACCCTGCCCCTCGCGATAGCTGGCACCTTGCTGCGGCCGTCGCTCCAGCCGAGCCTGCTCTCGCGCCGGACGATGCTGGCGGATATGGGCATTGCCGCTGCCGCCCTCCTGGCCGTCTGCTGGGCACTGGTCGTCGGCCCGCTGCTGGCGTGGGCCAGTCTGGGCAGCGGCATCCAACTCGTCACCTTCGGGTACCCTGTCGCCGACCTTGTCATCCTGGGCTGCCTCGTCATCGCGATCCTGCGCGAGCCAGAGGGCGGCCCGGCCACGATCCCGCTGGCGTTGGCCCTGGCCGTCCTGACGGCTGGCGACTTGCTCTACGCCGTCCTGGTGGTACGCGGCGCGTATGTCACGGGCCACCCCGTAGACGTGGTCTGGTTCGCCGCGCTGGCACTGTTCGCGCTGGCAGCCTCGTGCGAGAGCCGTGACATCTCCGACGCCATCCGCCACACGTCGCGCCGACGCCGCCTCGGGCCGCGCCTGCCGTCAGTACGCACGCCCGGCCCGTTCGCCGCTCGGAAGGGGCCGCTCTGGCGACTGGCCCTCCCAACGGTCCTGGTGATGCTGGCGAGCATCGTCGTGGCGATGGCGTCGCTCCAGCGTGGGACGGCCGCCATCGGCCTGCCGGTGCTGTTCCTAGCGCTCGCGTGGCTCCTCCTGTTCCTCCGGGTGCTGCTCGGCCTGCAGCGGGCAACGGACCGCCAGCAGCGCGAGCGCCGGCTCCGCGTCGGGCACGCCAGCTCGTTCCGGCGCGAGCAGCAGCGTCGCCAGCAGCTCGAAGCGATCCGCGACGTGACCACCGAGCTGACGCGCGAGCTCGATCTGACGGCCTTGCTCTCGCTGATTACCCGGCGCACGGCAGGCCTTGTCGATGCGCCCATCGGCACGGTGCTCCTCTGGGAAGCACACGCCGAGCGGCTGATCCCACGGGCGTGGCACGGTCTGGACGACTGGTTTGCCGACATCCACTTTGCCAGCGGTGAAGGGGCTGTCGGACGCGCCATCGAGCTGCAACGTGGCGTCATCGTCAACAACTACCCGACCGCCCGCGAGCGGTCCCGAGTGCTGCTGGAGCAAACCTCGATCGAGGCCGCGATCGCCGCGCCGATCATCTCCCAGGGCCGGCTGCTGGGCGTCATCGGGGCGGCCGATGGACGGGCTGGCCGGACCTTTGACGACAACGACCTGAAGCTGCTGGAGCTGTTTGCCGATCAGGCAGCCGTGGCCATCGAGCACGCCCGCCTCGTCGATGAAGCGGCCGGCGTCGAGGCTCTCCGCGAGCTCTCGCGGCTCAAGACGGAGCTGCTGTCAACCGTCTCCCACGAGCTGCGGACGCCCCTCACGCTGATCCACGGCTACGCCGAGCTGCTCCAGGCGCGTGCCAGGACGCTGAGTCCGGACGACGTCAGGATGATGGCCGACGAGGTGCTGCTCGGCTCGCGGACGATGATCCGGCTGGTCGATGACCTGCTGGACTTCACGCGGTTGGAGAGCACTCGCCTGAACCTCGTGCGGGCACGGGTCGATCTGGCGGAGCTGGTGCGGCGGCACGTCAAGGCCTGGCAGCATCAGGCGGGCGGCGAGCGGCTGCGCGTCGAGACGGAAGGCGCGCCCGAGACCCACGCCGACCTGACGCGGCTCGACCAGGTCATTCGAAACCTCGTGTCGAACGCGCTGCACCACGCCCCCAGCGGTCCCGTCGTCGTGCGGGCCGGCCACGATCCCGGCTGGGCCTGGCTGGAGGTCGAGGATGCGGGGCCGGGCATCCCAGACGACGAGCTGCCGCGCATCTGGGACTCGTTCTTCCGTGGCGAGCGCGCCCGCAACTCACCCAACCGAGGCAGCGGTCTGGGCCTCTCGGTGGTGCGGCAGCTCGTGGAGCTGCACCAGGGGAAGATCGACGTCCGCAGCACGCTCGGCCAGGGTACGACGTTCCGCGTCTGGCTGCCGAGCGCCCCACCGAACGGCACGGTCCTGCCCGACACGTCCGGCCTGGCGCTCCTGGCGGCGACGGACATGCTGCGGACCGTGAAGCACGCCGACGAATCTAGCGGCTGA